The following proteins are encoded in a genomic region of Candidatus Poribacteria bacterium:
- a CDS encoding phytanoyl-CoA dioxygenase family protein, which yields PKVGGVNRWHQDSPLWGILMPKTSQVSAWVALDDVDESNGCMRMVRGSYHWGSQMPFLRDIPDIHTMPDRFEDNALEVEFCPVPKGHVHYHHALTWHGSHDNTSEGPRRAIAVHYMTSETIYDESGNHIMKRFVTVDGGDKLAGHHFPLVMDEGKPTKPNI from the coding sequence CCAAAAGTCGGTGGTGTCAATCGCTGGCATCAGGATTCGCCGTTGTGGGGGATTCTCATGCCGAAAACGAGTCAGGTAAGTGCCTGGGTTGCGTTGGACGACGTTGATGAAAGCAACGGGTGTATGCGCATGGTTCGCGGCTCCTATCATTGGGGTAGCCAGATGCCGTTTCTGCGCGATATCCCGGACATCCATACAATGCCGGATCGCTTTGAAGATAACGCGTTAGAGGTGGAGTTTTGCCCTGTTCCGAAAGGTCATGTCCATTACCATCACGCCTTGACATGGCATGGGTCGCATGACAATACCAGCGAAGGTCCGCGTCGTGCAATTGCGGTGCATTACATGACAAGCGAAACTATCTATGATGAAAGTGGAAACCACATCATGAAACGATTTGTTACCGTCGATGGCGGTGATAAATTGGCAGGGCACCATTTTCCGCTTGTGATGGATGAGGGAAAGCCGACGAAGCCCAATATATAA
- a CDS encoding phytanoyl-CoA dioxygenase family protein, with product MLNQTQVDTFRKKGFLLGNRVLSDEQVEELRSELARVIDDYEKADVAQPVHIANLGGREESPVWQVVNIWEASSAYHRLVYNPIIVEEIGQLMSATELRVWHDQIQYKPPQVGGVNMWHQDSPYWPILTPKTSQVSAWVALDDVDESNGCMRMVRGSHHWGNQIPFLHSIKDIHSMPDRFDAHELEVEFCPVPKGHVHYHHSLTWHGSHDNASDSPRRAIAVHYMTSETVYDASGNHVMKPFVTVNDGDKLEGDSFPLVMDAGKPTNPSV from the coding sequence ATGCTCAACCAAACCCAGGTTGACACCTTTCGTAAGAAAGGATTTCTCCTCGGAAACCGTGTTTTAAGTGATGAACAGGTTGAGGAGTTGCGTTCGGAATTAGCACGCGTTATTGATGACTACGAGAAAGCCGATGTAGCACAGCCAGTGCATATCGCCAACCTCGGTGGCAGAGAGGAGAGTCCCGTCTGGCAAGTCGTTAATATTTGGGAGGCAAGTTCTGCCTACCACCGACTCGTTTACAACCCGATTATTGTTGAAGAAATTGGGCAGCTCATGTCAGCGACGGAATTGCGCGTCTGGCACGACCAGATTCAGTATAAACCGCCACAAGTTGGTGGTGTCAACATGTGGCATCAGGATTCACCCTATTGGCCCATTCTGACCCCGAAAACGAGTCAAGTAAGTGCTTGGGTAGCGTTGGATGATGTTGATGAGAGTAATGGGTGTATGCGTATGGTCCGCGGTTCTCATCATTGGGGCAATCAGATCCCATTCTTGCATTCTATTAAGGACATTCATTCTATGCCGGATCGCTTTGATGCGCATGAATTGGAGGTGGAGTTTTGTCCTGTCCCGAAAGGACATGTCCATTACCATCACTCCTTAACGTGGCATGGGTCGCATGACAACGCCAGTGATAGTCCTCGGCGAGCGATTGCGGTGCATTATATGACAAGCGAAACCGTTTACGATGCCAGCGGGAACCATGTTATGAAACCCTTTGTCACTGTCAATGATGGCGATAAATTGGAAGGCGATAGCTTTCCGCTTGTGATGGATGCTGGGAAACCAACGAATCCCAGTGTATAA
- a CDS encoding thiamine pyrophosphate-requiring protein — MKNMKVVDAVAKVLKAEGVEYLFAYPVNHIIEAAAKLDIRPIIVRQERIGLHMADAMSRITSGEKIGVFCMQSGPGSENAFGGVAQAYGDSAPIVVLPGGYSRNITQIQPNFNSALNYRHVTKSCEQVTMPEAVPEAMRRAFTQVRNGRPRPALVEFPSDLFNEEISDDFDPTPVPTVRYGPDSASIDTAAAALLDAECPLIYAGQGVHYAQAWDSLKELAELLAAPVTTSLAGKSAFPEDHPLALGSGGRAIPKPVHHYLQKTDLIFGIGCSFTRTGFGVKIPDGKRVIHATLDPADINKDVPVETALVGDAGLILDGLVEAVRDRSNGASEDRTAAVTGEISAVKSEWLEEWKPKLTSDEVPMTPYRVIWDLLHTVDVKNTIITHDAGSPRDQMSPFWQSVAPLTYIGWGKTTQLGYGLGLAMGAKLARPDALCVNVWGDAAIGFTGMDFETAVRERIPILSVLFNNFSMAIEIPIMPVSTEKFRSTDISGHYADMAKAFGGYGERVETPDQIIPAIQRGIQKTQEGTPALLEFITAKEIQISSF; from the coding sequence ATTAAAAATATGAAAGTTGTTGATGCAGTTGCAAAAGTCCTTAAAGCGGAAGGCGTCGAATACCTATTTGCGTATCCCGTTAATCATATAATTGAGGCAGCGGCGAAATTAGACATCCGTCCGATTATCGTCAGACAGGAGCGTATTGGACTTCACATGGCGGATGCGATGAGCCGAATTACCTCTGGGGAAAAGATCGGTGTGTTCTGTATGCAGAGCGGCCCCGGCTCCGAAAACGCGTTCGGTGGTGTCGCCCAAGCGTATGGCGATTCCGCACCGATTGTGGTTTTGCCGGGCGGCTATTCCCGAAACATAACACAGATTCAACCGAACTTCAATTCCGCCTTGAACTATCGGCACGTAACAAAGTCGTGTGAACAGGTCACAATGCCTGAAGCTGTCCCGGAAGCGATGCGCCGCGCCTTTACACAAGTCCGGAACGGTAGGCCCCGCCCTGCGCTCGTTGAATTCCCGTCGGATTTGTTTAATGAAGAGATTTCCGACGACTTTGATCCCACACCTGTCCCTACCGTGCGTTATGGACCTGATAGTGCATCGATTGACACCGCTGCAGCGGCACTACTTGATGCCGAGTGTCCTCTTATCTACGCAGGACAAGGCGTGCATTACGCCCAAGCATGGGATTCTTTGAAAGAATTGGCAGAGCTGCTGGCTGCACCCGTAACAACAAGCTTGGCGGGTAAAAGCGCGTTTCCTGAAGATCATCCGTTAGCACTCGGTTCTGGTGGACGCGCGATCCCGAAACCGGTGCATCACTACCTCCAAAAAACTGACCTGATTTTCGGTATCGGATGCAGCTTCACGCGAACAGGCTTCGGTGTTAAGATTCCCGATGGAAAACGCGTTATTCACGCAACGTTAGATCCAGCGGATATCAACAAGGACGTTCCCGTTGAAACCGCCCTCGTTGGCGATGCAGGTTTAATTTTAGATGGATTGGTAGAAGCCGTCCGCGACCGTTCTAATGGTGCATCCGAAGATCGCACGGCTGCTGTCACCGGAGAAATTAGTGCTGTTAAATCGGAATGGCTCGAAGAATGGAAACCGAAACTCACTTCTGATGAGGTACCGATGACACCGTATCGTGTTATCTGGGACCTATTACATACTGTTGATGTCAAAAATACGATTATCACGCACGATGCAGGGAGTCCACGCGACCAAATGTCTCCCTTCTGGCAGTCTGTCGCACCGCTCACCTATATCGGTTGGGGCAAGACGACGCAGCTCGGCTACGGTCTTGGACTCGCCATGGGTGCCAAACTTGCCAGACCGGATGCCCTCTGTGTGAACGTTTGGGGTGATGCTGCCATCGGCTTTACCGGTATGGACTTTGAGACCGCTGTGCGTGAGAGGATACCGATTCTCTCTGTATTATTCAATAATTTCTCTATGGCGATTGAGATTCCGATTATGCCTGTGTCTACCGAAAAATTCCGTAGTACAGACATCTCTGGACACTATGCTGACATGGCGAAGGCGTTCGGTGGTTATGGCGAGCGTGTCGAAACGCCTGACCAGATTATTCCGGCTATTCAGCGTGGCATCCAAAAAACACAGGAAGGCACTCCTGCGCTTCTTGAGTTTATCACAGCGAAGGAAATTCAGATTTCTTCCTTCTAA
- a CDS encoding LamG domain-containing protein, with protein sequence MKPIITVLFIIALSFSVSAWALNDDDALMLYFTFDEDEGGKVTDVSGNNIEGTFEGAVWSKDGKFGGAVYLEDPQKFVEVDAVPELDITDELTIQAWFFPEESQGDSNLMGRRSGANVGGYCLQWSAQFTGAPQIETWINIGGWQGSRNKQTIKPDLEEWHHVSSTYDGDMIRQYIDGKLDVEFAPPKGKINSIEVVFRIGKAQTGLNGMIGLVDEVAIYDRALTVEEINQDMENGVYFAVSPKDKLATTWGKLKR encoded by the coding sequence ATGAAACCGATTATCACGGTTCTTTTCATCATTGCCTTAAGTTTTAGTGTGAGTGCGTGGGCGTTAAACGATGATGATGCGCTCATGTTGTACTTCACCTTTGACGAAGATGAGGGTGGTAAAGTTACAGACGTGAGTGGGAATAACATTGAAGGCACTTTTGAAGGTGCAGTCTGGTCGAAAGATGGCAAATTCGGGGGTGCTGTCTACCTTGAAGACCCCCAAAAATTTGTAGAAGTTGACGCAGTCCCCGAACTTGACATCACCGATGAACTCACGATTCAAGCTTGGTTTTTCCCTGAAGAATCCCAAGGTGACTCTAACCTGATGGGACGTAGGAGCGGGGCGAATGTTGGCGGCTATTGTCTCCAATGGAGCGCGCAGTTTACCGGTGCCCCACAGATTGAGACATGGATTAACATAGGTGGGTGGCAAGGTTCCCGAAATAAACAGACCATTAAGCCCGATTTAGAGGAGTGGCACCATGTCTCTTCTACCTACGATGGTGATATGATTCGCCAATATATTGATGGCAAGTTGGATGTAGAATTCGCACCACCAAAGGGTAAAATTAACAGCATTGAAGTTGTTTTTCGTATCGGTAAAGCGCAAACGGGACTGAACGGTATGATCGGCTTAGTTGATGAGGTAGCCATCTATGACCGTGCACTCACTGTTGAGGAAATTAACCAAGATATGGAAAACGGCGTTTACTTTGCTGTTTCTCCGAAAGACAAACTTGCCACGACGTGGGGTAAGTTAAAGAGGTAA
- a CDS encoding LamG domain-containing protein, with amino-acid sequence MRIRMLVILCAFLSLSLCFAGYAAGGKGNVKQLGKQLYVWHFDEGNGKQSKEDTAGLVGEFTGNIKWTEGILGKAVQMAGKVGKADFIEVKHSDEIDIDEAITMMAWVYPDELPAGDQANKFTIFYKNTYYLQIEPGEGKLAYYFYETSSPGYHISDGKVKAKEWSHVAIVWDGKEAGFYINGESDGTAIAQKGPGLSRVDKPLRFGGENNGCCPRFFQGRIDELMLANYALSEVELQQIVKDTLDVSARGKLATMWSNLKRQR; translated from the coding sequence ATGAGAATCCGGATGCTTGTGATACTATGTGCTTTTCTAAGTCTATCTCTCTGCTTTGCGGGTTATGCCGCGGGTGGAAAAGGAAACGTGAAACAACTCGGTAAGCAACTATATGTCTGGCATTTCGACGAGGGTAATGGGAAACAGAGTAAAGAGGATACTGCTGGTTTAGTCGGAGAATTTACTGGGAATATTAAGTGGACCGAGGGTATCCTCGGCAAAGCCGTGCAGATGGCTGGCAAAGTTGGGAAAGCCGATTTTATAGAAGTCAAGCACTCCGATGAGATTGATATAGACGAAGCGATTACGATGATGGCGTGGGTTTATCCTGATGAACTACCAGCGGGTGATCAGGCAAACAAATTCACCATCTTTTACAAGAACACCTATTATCTGCAAATTGAACCCGGTGAAGGGAAACTTGCTTACTATTTCTACGAGACCAGCAGTCCGGGATACCATATCTCTGATGGCAAGGTAAAGGCGAAAGAGTGGAGCCATGTTGCCATTGTGTGGGATGGAAAGGAAGCCGGTTTCTATATCAATGGGGAATCCGATGGCACCGCAATCGCACAGAAGGGACCTGGTCTAAGCAGGGTAGATAAACCTTTGCGGTTCGGTGGTGAGAATAATGGATGTTGCCCGCGTTTCTTTCAGGGACGTATTGATGAGTTGATGTTAGCCAATTATGCACTTTCTGAAGTCGAACTCCAGCAGATCGTCAAGGATACGCTCGATGTTTCTGCTCGTGGTAAACTGGCAACAATGTGGAGCAATTTGAAGAGGCAGAGATAG
- a CDS encoding AAA family ATPase — MQKTKNEQQYPNIQIAVENFGPVEKAEIDLRPLTVFVGESNTGKTYLSALIYALQLTFDGISQVPWSPHRIIQLDRISRSRYSRPSTQVLRKEIEEMLEKLNVTGQPFKFSDSPQWLQDRLQSDLVDSERFKDELRRCFDLESASDLIKFTEGQHNAMKVSLEVREENQILWSFGVYNSDSEVTTDGFVNEDTILRHDDRAALWEILDTGDWRQEPVRIFSWSAPTKSYYLPAARSGIMETHGVIASSLVDRATRVGLERFSEIPAFSGLIADFLKQIIGSEERHLPSDEMNGIAKVLEDEVLRGEIEVKQPAAAYPEFRYRPHKSEQALRMSRSSSMVSELAPLVFFLRDVVRPGDTLIIEEPEAHLHPAAQTKVALTLARLVRVGVRVIITTHSDWLLEQIGNLVREGEVMKLGKNKTEPATWLTKEEVGAWWFHTDKPVEEIPFDNIEGIEPKDYYDIAEELHNNAVEFQQHLLNEEEFGDDE, encoded by the coding sequence ATGCAAAAAACTAAGAATGAACAACAATATCCAAATATCCAAATTGCAGTGGAGAATTTTGGACCAGTAGAGAAAGCGGAGATAGATCTTCGTCCGTTGACCGTATTTGTCGGTGAAAGTAATACCGGCAAGACCTATCTTTCCGCTCTCATTTATGCATTACAACTTACCTTTGATGGGATCTCACAAGTCCCTTGGTCGCCTCATCGTATTATTCAATTAGACCGTATTTCCCGATCGCGATATTCCAGACCCTCAACTCAAGTATTGCGAAAAGAAATAGAAGAAATGCTTGAAAAATTAAATGTAACTGGACAACCATTCAAATTTTCTGATTCACCTCAGTGGTTACAGGACCGGTTGCAATCTGACTTGGTGGATTCTGAAAGGTTTAAAGACGAGCTTAGGCGATGTTTTGATCTTGAGTCCGCTTCAGACCTAATAAAATTCACTGAAGGTCAGCATAATGCAATGAAGGTCTCATTGGAAGTTCGTGAGGAAAATCAGATCCTCTGGTCATTTGGTGTCTATAACTCTGACTCTGAAGTTACTACAGATGGATTTGTAAATGAAGATACGATACTACGTCACGACGATAGAGCGGCGTTGTGGGAGATACTTGACACTGGAGATTGGAGGCAAGAGCCCGTGCGCATTTTTAGTTGGAGTGCCCCTACGAAATCTTATTACTTACCTGCAGCTCGAAGTGGAATCATGGAAACTCATGGGGTAATTGCCAGTTCGCTTGTGGATCGTGCTACCCGTGTCGGGTTAGAACGATTTTCAGAAATTCCCGCATTTTCAGGATTGATAGCGGACTTCTTAAAGCAAATCATAGGTTCCGAGGAACGCCATTTGCCTTCAGATGAAATGAATGGAATTGCCAAAGTTCTTGAAGATGAGGTGCTACGTGGAGAGATAGAGGTTAAGCAGCCTGCTGCAGCATATCCAGAATTCCGGTATCGTCCTCACAAATCAGAACAGGCTTTGCGTATGAGCCGATCCTCATCAATGGTGTCAGAACTCGCTCCGCTCGTGTTTTTTCTCCGCGATGTTGTTCGTCCTGGTGATACGCTCATCATTGAAGAACCCGAAGCCCACTTGCATCCCGCTGCCCAAACTAAGGTTGCGCTAACCCTCGCCCGATTGGTGCGAGTTGGTGTGCGCGTGATTATCACAACGCATAGCGACTGGCTCCTTGAGCAAATTGGTAACTTGGTTCGCGAGGGTGAGGTGATGAAACTCGGGAAAAATAAAACGGAACCGGCAACTTGGTTGACGAAGGAAGAAGTCGGTGCGTGGTGGTTCCACACAGACAAACCAGTGGAGGAAATACCGTTTGATAACATTGAAGGCATAGAACCAAAAGATTACTACGACATTGCTGAGGAACTCCATAATAACGCTGTTGAATTCCAACAACATCTCCTGAACGAGGAAGAATTCGGTGATGATGAGTGA
- a CDS encoding tetratricopeptide repeat protein produces MTSNENQVPEQEPTAEQDPEQTLGNKVFRIVCMTFCLAVTVLFIWVWHHQTQFNDHYRKATFLMRNGEAKQAIEAYQKAIKNKKRTLFFTKEPLAYNNLGRAYLYAEEYVPAIENFKKVIKMAPDRAEGHVNLTTAYLRQNLATEAREMCLDALQTFPKTALLHYNLACAYALEDELQKAMDSLTQAVRLNPELKTLAQEEDALKGIVSELP; encoded by the coding sequence ATGACTTCCAATGAAAATCAAGTTCCAGAGCAGGAACCTACAGCAGAACAAGACCCTGAGCAGACACTTGGCAATAAGGTTTTTAGAATTGTCTGTATGACATTCTGCCTTGCAGTGACGGTGCTATTTATCTGGGTTTGGCATCACCAAACCCAGTTCAACGACCACTATCGGAAAGCAACTTTCCTGATGCGCAACGGCGAAGCAAAACAAGCAATCGAAGCGTATCAGAAGGCAATAAAAAATAAAAAACGCACACTTTTCTTCACGAAAGAGCCCTTGGCTTACAACAACCTTGGACGCGCATATCTATATGCCGAAGAATACGTGCCTGCTATTGAGAACTTCAAAAAAGTGATCAAAATGGCACCGGATAGAGCGGAAGGTCACGTCAATCTGACGACCGCCTACCTCCGGCAAAACTTAGCCACAGAAGCACGTGAGATGTGTCTGGATGCTCTTCAAACCTTCCCAAAGACCGCTCTACTTCACTATAACCTCGCGTGCGCTTACGCGTTAGAGGACGAATTACAAAAAGCGATGGACTCGCTCACTCAGGCGGTCCGTCTCAATCCAGAACTCAAAACACTTGCGCAGGAAGAGGACGCGCTTAAAGGGATTGTGTCCGAACTCCCGTAA